Proteins encoded by one window of Anguilla rostrata isolate EN2019 chromosome 9, ASM1855537v3, whole genome shotgun sequence:
- the LOC135262497 gene encoding olfactory receptor 1E16-like: MSPLNSNSFTNATIVRPEFFVISGFAGIPHANYYYVFLCFVYALSLLGNTFIMFVIYTDHRLHSPKYIAVFNLAVSDLCGSTTLVPQMIDTLLFKLHLISYEACLTNMFFVFWFLSVQSFTLAALSYDRFVAICFPLRYNEIVTNKSVLVITAILWIFAGLDILIGVIFISRISFCKSIVVNSYFCDPGPIHLLACNDNTPSAVMNWTHPVIILWLPVLFITGTYICIARALFKISEASERLKAMKTCTSHLILVSVFYLPICITYAMSSTIQLNTRIVNMSLATVLPPMLNPIIYSLKTEEFTESIKKRYRRNKFHIAVRNK; the protein is encoded by the coding sequence ATGAGCCCACTGAATTCAAATTCCTTTACTAACGCCACTATTGTGCGTCCTGAGTTCTTTGTCATAAGTGGTTTTGCCGGTATTCCCCACGCAAACTACTACTATGTGTTCTTGTGCTTCGTTTATGCTCTGAGTCTACTAGGAAATACCTTTatcatgtttgtgatttacactGACCACCGTCTCCACAGTCCAAAATACattgcagtgtttaatttggctGTGTCTGACTTGTGTGGAAGCACTACACTTGTTCCTCAGATGATTGACACTTTGctgtttaaattacatttaatctcCTACGAGGCCTGCTTGActaacatgttttttgttttttggtttctctctgtgcagtctttCACTCTTGCTGCTCTGTCCTATGATAGATTTGTTGCTATATGCTTTCCACTGAGATATAATGAGATTGTGACTAATAAATCAGTGTTGGTGATCACAGCCATATTATGGATTTTTGCAGGACTGGATATTCTCATAGGTGTGATTTTCATCAGCAGAATATCATTCTGCAAATCCATTGTGGTAAACAGCTATTTCTGTGATCCTGGACCCATACACCTTTTGGCATGCAATGACAACACTCCAAGTGCTGTGATGAACTGGACACATCCTGTGATAATTCTCTGGTTACCAGTACTTTTTATCACAGGTACATATATTTGTATAGCCagagcattatttaaaatttcagaAGCCTCTGAGCGCCTCAAAGCCATGAAGACATGCACCTCTCATTTGATCTTGGTGAGTGTGTTTTATCTTCCTATATGTATCACCTATGCAATGAGCTCCACCATTCAATTGAACACCAGAATAGTTAACATGTCTCTGGCAACTGTCTTGCCACCAATGCTGAATCCAATCATTTACTCTCTGAAGACAGAGGAATTCACAGAATCCATTAAAAAGCGATACAGAAGAAACAAGTTTCACATCGCTgtaaggaataaataa